Sequence from the Rhodococcus jostii RHA1 genome:
TACTCGAGCAGGAAGTTGACGGACCGGCAGTTGGTCGAGCGGATGATCGACCTGTGCTTCGCCGAGCCGAGCCGGGCGTCGGAAGATTCCCTCGACGCCGCAGCGGCTCTCGCGGGATACCGGCGCGGGCTGCCGTCCGAGGATGCGGCGTTCCTTCAGGCCAGCCGGTCGCTCATGCGGGTCCTGGCTCGCCCGCGCCGATACCTCGACACCATGCGGTCGATCGCACAACCCGTTCTCCTGCTCCACGGCGACCGCGACCGACTGGTCCCGGTCGCGGCGGCCCGCAAGGTGGCGACGGCAAACCCGCGGTGGGACAGCGTGATTCTCGGCAACGTGGGGCACACCCCGCAGCTCGAGGTTCCCGACACGATGCTCGACCACGTGCTCACGTGGGTGGACCGGCACGGACTGATCGACGCCTAGGTTTCGGCCGATCCGCGGGACCCGGCAATCGACTGTGCGAGCGCGCGGAACAGGTGGGTGAGTTCGGGTCTCGTCGCCGTTCCGCTCCGGACGACCCCGCACACCGGGATGCGCAGTCGGTCGTGCGCCTCGCGCAGAAAGCTCAGTCCGCGACGGGGAGTCGCGTCGGCCGTGTCGGCGTACAGCACCGTCCACGACCGCGGGGTCGTGAGGACGTCGAGGGTGGCGGTGTGGTCGCTGGGAATCGACGGTCCGAGCATGACCCGCTGTCCGACCTGCCGGAACGCGTCCTCGACCACGGTGTGGATCAGGATCTGACTGCTGCGTGGCGGCAGCAGCAGGGGGTACGGCGCCAGTTCGCTCAGATCGACGGTCGAGACCCCTGCCAGCGGGTGTTTGCTCGACGTGACGATCACCAGGTCCTCGAGCCCGAATTCCACGGTTTCGAGGCCCGGCCGGTCGACGCCGCCGCGGATGAGCGCGAGGTCGGCGTCGCCCGACGCGACGGCGGTCATCCGGTCGGTGAAGTCCTTGATGACGAATTCGATGTCGAGTTGTGGGAAGTCTTCGCGGACAGCCGATATCGCCTCGAGGCTCTGTGTCGCGAAGCTCATGCTCGCGCTGATGCGGAGCCGGTTGCGGGGATCGAGTCCCACCGACAGCGCGCGGGCCTCGAGGCCCATCATCTCCGCCGCGATGGGCATGAGCCGTTCGCCGGCCGCGGTCAGCCGCGTCGCGCGTGTCGACCGCTCCAGGAGGGTGGTGCCCAACTCGTGTTCGAGCTTGGCGATCTGGTGGCTGATCGCCGACTGGGAAATGAAGCAGCGTTGCGCCGCGCGCGAGAAACTGCCCTCCTCGCCGACCGCGAGGAAGTAGCGAAGCTGTCGGAACTCCATGACCTGAGGTTACGTCCTTCGGTGAAGACTTATGAGCAATCGAGATAACACAATTTCGATTTCCCCAGCTTACTGGCGATTAACCACGGGCGATCCCTAATGTGGAGCTCATACGCGGCGCTAAGTAGACGCCAGAAGCAGTAGGAGGTTTT
This genomic interval carries:
- a CDS encoding LysR family transcriptional regulator, which translates into the protein MEFRQLRYFLAVGEEGSFSRAAQRCFISQSAISHQIAKLEHELGTTLLERSTRATRLTAAGERLMPIAAEMMGLEARALSVGLDPRNRLRISASMSFATQSLEAISAVREDFPQLDIEFVIKDFTDRMTAVASGDADLALIRGGVDRPGLETVEFGLEDLVIVTSSKHPLAGVSTVDLSELAPYPLLLPPRSSQILIHTVVEDAFRQVGQRVMLGPSIPSDHTATLDVLTTPRSWTVLYADTADATPRRGLSFLREAHDRLRIPVCGVVRSGTATRPELTHLFRALAQSIAGSRGSAET